A genomic window from Silene latifolia isolate original U9 population chromosome Y, ASM4854445v1, whole genome shotgun sequence includes:
- the LOC141633628 gene encoding uncharacterized protein LOC141633628: MPRPLPLSASLILKCDGLRLTLSLSSLYPITHYHHRYHRYPVPDLLIARHFLQRLHSGLCGIGDNAGALHLLRQLNSSPSGCKPRLIMYNTIIHSLGKDKLFTEAKEMLREMIENNIAPDVYTYNMLIHMQCKNNMIDEAQALIQIMTKQGVAPNVFTYNTLLHGYCLCGQMDKAREVFDLMIQTHCQPNVVTYGTLINGYVKLKSIDKAFNVLQEMFERGIAPDAAVYCTLIDGLCKSGRIPMARQLFNDMQIYEIKPYVCTYGSLLDGLCKNAQLDETKALLKEMECNGIAPDIVIYTILIDSLCEVGQVKDAEILVSDLLSRGMVPGHTTYTTMIKGYCKEGRMNTAMKLLNKMKQIGCSPDVVTYTTLIDGLWHVSSSMRCKYMELSQVFALMVPY; the protein is encoded by the exons ATGCCACGACCTTTACCTTTATCAGCCTCCCTAATACTAAAGTGTGATGGTCTTAGGCTCACACTTTCACTATCATCGCTATACCCGATTACTCACTATCATCATCGTTATCATCGCTATCCAGTTCCAGATCTGCTAATCGCTCGCCATTTCCTTCAACGATTGCATTCTG GTCTTTGCGGGATTGGAGACAATGCCGGCGCTCTCCACTTGCTCCGCCAACTGAATTCTAGCCCCTCGGGTTGTAAGCCTCGCCTCATCATGTACAACACTATTATCCATAGTCTCGGCAAAGATAAACTCTTTACTGAGGCTAAGGAAATGTTGCGTGAGATGATTGAGAACAACATTGCACCCGATGTTTATACTTATAACATGTTGATTCACATGCAATGTAAAAACAATATGATTGATGAAGCACAAGCCCTTATACAGATAATGACTAAACAAGGTGTGGCTCCTAATGTATTTACTTATAATACTTTATTGCATGGCTACTGCTTGTGTGGCCAAATGGACAAGGCAAGAGAGGTATTTGATTTAATGATTCAAACCCACTGCCAACCTAACGTTGTGACTTACGGTACTCTGATCAATGGATATGTTAAACTTAAAAGCATTGACAAGGCCTTCAACGTGTTGCAAGAAATGTTTGAGCGAGGGATTGCCCCTGATGCAGCGGTTTATTGCACTCTTATAGATGGGTTGTGTAAATCTGGTAGGATCCCAATGGCACGTCAGCTCTTCAATGACATGCAAATCTATGAAATAAAGCCATATGTTTGCACTTATGGTTCCTTATTAGACGGGCTATGTAAAAATGCACAGCTTGATGAAACAAAGGCATTGCTCAAGGAGATGGAGTGTAATGGAATTGCTCCTGATATTGTCATCTACACTATCCTAATTGACAGTTTATGTGAGGTTGGTCAGGTTAAAGATGCTGAAATCCTTGTCTCTGATCTCCTATCAAGGGGTATGGTACCCGGTCATACAACTTATACGACAATGATTAAGGGGTATTGCAAAGAAGGTCGTATGAATACAGCTATGAAGCTTCTAAACAAAATGAAGCAAATTGGATGCTCTCCTGATGTCGTGACTTATACCACACTCATAGATGGATTGTGGCACGTCAGCTCTTCAATGAGATGCAAATATATGGAATTAAGCCAGGTGTTTGCACTTATGGTTCCTTATTAG